The Labrus bergylta chromosome 15, fLabBer1.1, whole genome shotgun sequence genome includes a region encoding these proteins:
- the si:ch211-278j3.3 gene encoding E3 ubiquitin-protein ligase RNF19B isoform X1, whose amino-acid sequence MKRPKQQTGPLSFLSFFSRKPKSEAMPEKSVEARPREEVAITLTPSEHPEQELELTAEEAGESGASGGERGEGGGQSAATAAEAAEDGATTAECVGGAGSGSTGVLSLSSSSQEQLLDEHLEECPLCLLSQPRCHFPRLSSCSHRTCSDCLRQYLRIEISESRVCIACPQCPETLAPLDVRAILDDQALLERFEEYQLRRFLAADPDTRWCPAPDCSYAVIAYGCAECPKLSCGREGCDTEFCYHCRQLWHPNQTCDQARRQRARHTSGSNDASTLYVFNEEPGGDAEEIKACPRCGAYIMKTNDGSCNRMNCTVCACQFCWLCMQEITDVHYLSPSGCTFWGKKPWSQTRKVLWQVGMLLGAPVVISLIAGIAIPVIIVGIPIYMGRKVHGRCKKNNISGSKHYLTVASGVMMSVFVSPVIAAVTVGVGVPLMLTYVYGVVPMSLCRNGWCRPQSEPPETHKIQLEDLASYLLFSHVVSDHWTGQNNPTSSDTSVQEVRVSVQEVGVLPSTSITPPDLDSYEVFDDASKPQYTQQNSQSDCEVVIVPDGKLDATQALALREGTNIEVHVEIETHPRGARQSSLSSILSSRSLSVESLGKSQSLGHSQSQSQDYLCASEPEERQEGGGGGGGGGEEQEGREKPGGEEGEAYEGTVYPVFEIDGV is encoded by the exons ATGAAGAGGCCCAAGCAGCAGACAGGGCCACTCAGCTTCCTCAGCTTCTTCAGCAGAAAGCCCAAATCAGAGGCGATGCCCGAGAAGTCTGTGGAGGCCCGGCCCAGAGAGGAGGTGGCCATCACCCTGACACCGAGCGAGCACCCCGAGCAG GAACTCGAACTCACGGCAGAGGAGGCTGGAGAATCAGGAGCttctggaggagaaagaggagaaggaggaggtcaatcagcagcaacagcagctgaAGCCGCCGAGGATGGTGCTACTACAGCTGAGTGCGTGGGTGGGGCCGGCAGTGGCTCCACTGGCGTCCtgtcactctcctcctcctcccaagAGCAGCTCCTGGATGAACACCTGGAAGAGTGCCCTCTGTGCCTGCTCAGCCAACCACGCTGCCACTTTCCACGtctctcttcctgctctcaCCGAACATGCTCCGACTGTCTCCGCCAGTACCTGCGCATAGAAATATCAGAGAGCAGGGTGTGCATTGCGTGCCCGCAGTGCCCTGAGACGCTCGCGCCACTGGATGTTCGTGCCATCCTGGATGATCAGGCACTGCTTGAGCGGTTTGAGGAGTACCAGCTGAGACGTTTCCTGGCTGCTGATCCAGATACTCGCTGGTGTCCAGCTCCTGACTGCAG ctATGCAGTGATTGCCTACGGCTGTGCAGAGTGTCCCAAGCTGAGCTGTGGCCGTGAGGGATGTGACACCGAGTTCTGCTACCACTGTCGGCAGCTGTGGCACCCGAACCAGACGTGTGACCAGGCCCGTCGTCAGCGAGCTCGCCACACCTCGGGAAGCAACGACGCCTCCACGCTGTACGTCTTCAATGAAGAACCTGGAGGAG ATGCAGAGGAGATCAAAGCATGCCCTCGCTGTGGTGCCTACATCATGAAGACTAATGATGGCAGCTGTAACCGTATGAACTGCACTGTGTGTGCCTGTCAGTTCTGCTGGCTGTGTATGCAGGAGATCACCGACGTGCACTACCTCAG TCCCTCAGGATGTACTTTCTGGGGGAAGAAGCCATGGTCTCAAACCCGCAAGGTTCTGTGGCAGGTGGGCATGTTGCTTGGAGCACCTGTGGTCATTTCCCTCATAGCGGGCATCGCCATTCCAGTCATCATTGTGGGCATACCAATCTACATGGGCCGCAAG GTCCATGGTCGCTGCAAGAAAAACAATATCTCAGGAAGTAAGCACTACTTGACTGTAGCGAGCggggtgatgatgtcagtgtttgtgtcgcCGGTCATAGCAGCTGTCACTGTGG gtgTTGGGGTTCCTCTAATGTTGACTTATGTCTATGGGGTGGTCCCCATGTCGCTCTGTAGAAATGGATGGTGTCGACCGCAGAGTGAGccccctgaaacacacaaaatccaACTGGAGGACTTAGCCAGCT ATCTCCTTTTCTCTCATGTGGTCAGCGACCACTGGACGGGTCAAAACAACCCAACGTCCAGTGACACTAGCGTCCAGGAAGTTAGAGTCAGTGTACAGGAAGTTGGTGTACTCCCCAGTACAAGCATCACACCCCCAGATTTAGATAGCTATGAGGTGTTTGATGACGCCTCGAAACCCCAGTACACCCAGcagaacagccaatcagactGTGAGGTTGTAATTGTGCCTGATGGAAAGCTCGATGCCACGCAAGCGCTTGCTTTGAG GGAAGGAACCAATATTGAGGTCCATGTTGAAATTGAGACCCATCCAAGAGGCGCCCGCCAGTCCAGCCTCAGTAGCATCCTGTCTAGCCGAAGCCTGTCAGTGGAGTCCCTGGGAAAATCACAGTCCCTGGGACACTCGCAGTCCCAGTCCCAAGACTACCTGTGTGCCTCTGAAccagaagaaagacaagagggaggaggaggaggaggaggaggaggagaggagcaggagggaagAGAGAAACCAGGAGGGGAAGAAGGAGAAGCATATGAAGGGACAGTTTACCCAGTCTTTGAAATAGATGGTGTATGA
- the si:ch211-278j3.3 gene encoding E3 ubiquitin-protein ligase RNF19B isoform X2 gives MKRPKQQTGPLSFLSFFSRKPKSEAMPEKSVEARPREEVAITLTPSEHPEQELELTAEEAGESGASGGERGEGGGQSAATAAEAAEDGATTAECVGGAGSGSTGVLSLSSSSQEQLLDEHLEECPLCLLSQPRCHFPRLSSCSHRTCSDCLRQYLRIEISESRVCIACPQCPETLAPLDVRAILDDQALLERFEEYQLRRFLAADPDTRWCPAPDCSYAVIAYGCAECPKLSCGREGCDTEFCYHCRQLWHPNQTCDQARRQRARHTSGSNDASTLYVFNEEPGGEEIKACPRCGAYIMKTNDGSCNRMNCTVCACQFCWLCMQEITDVHYLSPSGCTFWGKKPWSQTRKVLWQVGMLLGAPVVISLIAGIAIPVIIVGIPIYMGRKVHGRCKKNNISGSKHYLTVASGVMMSVFVSPVIAAVTVGVGVPLMLTYVYGVVPMSLCRNGWCRPQSEPPETHKIQLEDLASYLLFSHVVSDHWTGQNNPTSSDTSVQEVRVSVQEVGVLPSTSITPPDLDSYEVFDDASKPQYTQQNSQSDCEVVIVPDGKLDATQALALREGTNIEVHVEIETHPRGARQSSLSSILSSRSLSVESLGKSQSLGHSQSQSQDYLCASEPEERQEGGGGGGGGGEEQEGREKPGGEEGEAYEGTVYPVFEIDGV, from the exons ATGAAGAGGCCCAAGCAGCAGACAGGGCCACTCAGCTTCCTCAGCTTCTTCAGCAGAAAGCCCAAATCAGAGGCGATGCCCGAGAAGTCTGTGGAGGCCCGGCCCAGAGAGGAGGTGGCCATCACCCTGACACCGAGCGAGCACCCCGAGCAG GAACTCGAACTCACGGCAGAGGAGGCTGGAGAATCAGGAGCttctggaggagaaagaggagaaggaggaggtcaatcagcagcaacagcagctgaAGCCGCCGAGGATGGTGCTACTACAGCTGAGTGCGTGGGTGGGGCCGGCAGTGGCTCCACTGGCGTCCtgtcactctcctcctcctcccaagAGCAGCTCCTGGATGAACACCTGGAAGAGTGCCCTCTGTGCCTGCTCAGCCAACCACGCTGCCACTTTCCACGtctctcttcctgctctcaCCGAACATGCTCCGACTGTCTCCGCCAGTACCTGCGCATAGAAATATCAGAGAGCAGGGTGTGCATTGCGTGCCCGCAGTGCCCTGAGACGCTCGCGCCACTGGATGTTCGTGCCATCCTGGATGATCAGGCACTGCTTGAGCGGTTTGAGGAGTACCAGCTGAGACGTTTCCTGGCTGCTGATCCAGATACTCGCTGGTGTCCAGCTCCTGACTGCAG ctATGCAGTGATTGCCTACGGCTGTGCAGAGTGTCCCAAGCTGAGCTGTGGCCGTGAGGGATGTGACACCGAGTTCTGCTACCACTGTCGGCAGCTGTGGCACCCGAACCAGACGTGTGACCAGGCCCGTCGTCAGCGAGCTCGCCACACCTCGGGAAGCAACGACGCCTCCACGCTGTACGTCTTCAATGAAGAACCTGGAGGAG AGGAGATCAAAGCATGCCCTCGCTGTGGTGCCTACATCATGAAGACTAATGATGGCAGCTGTAACCGTATGAACTGCACTGTGTGTGCCTGTCAGTTCTGCTGGCTGTGTATGCAGGAGATCACCGACGTGCACTACCTCAG TCCCTCAGGATGTACTTTCTGGGGGAAGAAGCCATGGTCTCAAACCCGCAAGGTTCTGTGGCAGGTGGGCATGTTGCTTGGAGCACCTGTGGTCATTTCCCTCATAGCGGGCATCGCCATTCCAGTCATCATTGTGGGCATACCAATCTACATGGGCCGCAAG GTCCATGGTCGCTGCAAGAAAAACAATATCTCAGGAAGTAAGCACTACTTGACTGTAGCGAGCggggtgatgatgtcagtgtttgtgtcgcCGGTCATAGCAGCTGTCACTGTGG gtgTTGGGGTTCCTCTAATGTTGACTTATGTCTATGGGGTGGTCCCCATGTCGCTCTGTAGAAATGGATGGTGTCGACCGCAGAGTGAGccccctgaaacacacaaaatccaACTGGAGGACTTAGCCAGCT ATCTCCTTTTCTCTCATGTGGTCAGCGACCACTGGACGGGTCAAAACAACCCAACGTCCAGTGACACTAGCGTCCAGGAAGTTAGAGTCAGTGTACAGGAAGTTGGTGTACTCCCCAGTACAAGCATCACACCCCCAGATTTAGATAGCTATGAGGTGTTTGATGACGCCTCGAAACCCCAGTACACCCAGcagaacagccaatcagactGTGAGGTTGTAATTGTGCCTGATGGAAAGCTCGATGCCACGCAAGCGCTTGCTTTGAG GGAAGGAACCAATATTGAGGTCCATGTTGAAATTGAGACCCATCCAAGAGGCGCCCGCCAGTCCAGCCTCAGTAGCATCCTGTCTAGCCGAAGCCTGTCAGTGGAGTCCCTGGGAAAATCACAGTCCCTGGGACACTCGCAGTCCCAGTCCCAAGACTACCTGTGTGCCTCTGAAccagaagaaagacaagagggaggaggaggaggaggaggaggaggagaggagcaggagggaagAGAGAAACCAGGAGGGGAAGAAGGAGAAGCATATGAAGGGACAGTTTACCCAGTCTTTGAAATAGATGGTGTATGA